One part of the Vicia villosa cultivar HV-30 ecotype Madison, WI linkage group LG6, Vvil1.0, whole genome shotgun sequence genome encodes these proteins:
- the LOC131609617 gene encoding rop guanine nucleotide exchange factor 3-like isoform X2: MEKSFNSGENSDVDYHPSRMSGESFGYCRVWTSSDASNFSDSVDDSSYASEPSPFPSPSPSRWRDVKPGLSRLGMKLRKHSVDDKLDDNDLLDSGEVEMMKERFAKLLLGEDMSGGGKGVSTAVTISNAITNLYATVFGQSLKLEPLNPEKKAMWKREMKVLLSVCDYIQEFAPTAQYLEDGTIVEMMKSRPRSDIYVNLPALQKLDTMLIEILESFEDTEFWYAENISATSPRLRAASFRKIVPRKDEKWWLPVPCVLPGGLSEKSRKHLTEKRDCANQIHKAAMAINSNILAEIDIPETYIDDLPKSGRGSLGDSIYHYMNTTDMFSPDRLLDCLKISSEHEALDLADRVESSMYTWRRKACLSHSKSSWKEVKDLMDETDLEDKNFSLADRAEALLFCLKQRYPELSQTSLDACKIQYNRDVGKAVLESYSRVLEGLAFNIVAWIEDVLYVDKTMTNREV, translated from the exons ATGGAGAAATCATTCAACTCTGGTGAAAATTCTGATGTGGATTATCATCCTTCGCGAATGAGTGGTGAGTCTTTTGGATACTGCCGTGTTTGGACAAGCTCGGACGCGTCAAATTTCTCTGACTCGGTAGATGATAGCAGCTATGCCAGTGAGCCTTCGCCTTTTCCTTCGCCTTCGCCTTCTCGGTGGAGGGATGTTAAACCTGGTCTCTCTAGGCTAGGAATGAAGTTGCGCAAGCATTCGGTTGATGATAAACTTGATGACAATGATCTTTTGGATTCGG GTGAGGTTGAAATGATGAAGGAAAGATTCGCGAAACTTCTGCTAGGAGAAGATATGTCTGGTGGAGGAAAAGGTGTTAGCACAGCAGTTACAATCTCAAATGCCATTACCAATCTCTACG CAACGGTATTCGGTCAAAGTTTAAAGTTGGAGCCACTGAATCCTGAGAAGAAAGCCATGTGGAAAAGAGAGATGAAGGTTCTTTTATCAGTGTGTGATTACATACAAGAATTCGCCCCAACTGCGCAATATTTAGAAGATGGCACAATTGTGGAG ATGATGAAAAGCAGACCAAGGTCGGATATCTATGTAAACCTCCCGGCACTGCAGAAGCTTGACACAATGCTTATA GAAATATTGGAATCTTTTGAGGATACTGAATTCTGGTATGCAGAGAATATATCAGCAACTTCACCTCGTTTGCGCGCAGCCTCTTTTCGAAAGATTGTTCCAAGGAAAGACGAGAAATGGTGGTTGCCAGTTCCTTGTGTTCTCCCTGGTGGCCTCTCTGAGAAGTCAAGGAAGCATCTTACAGAGAAAAGGGACTGTGCTAATCAAATTCATAAAGCCGCGATGGCCATAAACAGCAATATCCTCGCAGAAATAGATATTCCAGAGACATATATAGACGATCTTCCAAAG AGTGGAAGAGGGAGTCTAGGGGACTCGATATACCACTATATGAATACCACGGACATGTTCTCACCTGATCGTCTTCTTGACTGTCTGAAAATAAGCTCTGAACATGAAGCACTTGATCTAGCAGACAGGGTTGAATCATCGATGTATACATGGAGACGTAAAGCTTGTCTTAGCCATTCAAAGTCGTCATGGAAAGAAGTAAAAGATCTCATGGATGAAACAGATTTGGAAGATAAAAACTTTAGTTTAGCTGATAGAGCTGAAGCTTTGTTGTTTTGCCTCAAGCAAAGATATCCTGAACTTTCACAAACTTCTTTGGATGCATGCAAAATCCAATACAATCGG GATGTGGGAAAAGCGGTACTAGAAAGCTATTCAAGAGTTTTAGAAGGTCTAGcattcaacattgttgcttggattgaagatgttctttatgtagATAAGACTATGACGAATCGAGAAGTCTAG
- the LOC131609617 gene encoding rop guanine nucleotide exchange factor 3-like isoform X1, with amino-acid sequence MEKSFNSGENSDVDYHPSRMSGESFGYCRVWTSSDASNFSDSVDDSSYASEPSPFPSPSPSRWRDVKPGLSRLGMKLRKHSVDDKLDDNDLLDSGEVEMMKERFAKLLLGEDMSGGGKGVSTAVTISNAITNLYATVFGQSLKLEPLNPEKKAMWKREMKVLLSVCDYIQEFAPTAQYLEDGTIVEMMKSRPRSDIYVNLPALQKLDTMLIEILESFEDTEFWYAENISATSPRLRAASFRKIVPRKDEKWWLPVPCVLPGGLSEKSRKHLTEKRDCANQIHKAAMAINSNILAEIDIPETYIDDLPKLKFYCQVIDESFKCDPIRQMSWNLSSNLMSFLWKPIIAAETCRNRDDIISYKSGRGSLGDSIYHYMNTTDMFSPDRLLDCLKISSEHEALDLADRVESSMYTWRRKACLSHSKSSWKEVKDLMDETDLEDKNFSLADRAEALLFCLKQRYPELSQTSLDACKIQYNRDVGKAVLESYSRVLEGLAFNIVAWIEDVLYVDKTMTNREV; translated from the exons ATGGAGAAATCATTCAACTCTGGTGAAAATTCTGATGTGGATTATCATCCTTCGCGAATGAGTGGTGAGTCTTTTGGATACTGCCGTGTTTGGACAAGCTCGGACGCGTCAAATTTCTCTGACTCGGTAGATGATAGCAGCTATGCCAGTGAGCCTTCGCCTTTTCCTTCGCCTTCGCCTTCTCGGTGGAGGGATGTTAAACCTGGTCTCTCTAGGCTAGGAATGAAGTTGCGCAAGCATTCGGTTGATGATAAACTTGATGACAATGATCTTTTGGATTCGG GTGAGGTTGAAATGATGAAGGAAAGATTCGCGAAACTTCTGCTAGGAGAAGATATGTCTGGTGGAGGAAAAGGTGTTAGCACAGCAGTTACAATCTCAAATGCCATTACCAATCTCTACG CAACGGTATTCGGTCAAAGTTTAAAGTTGGAGCCACTGAATCCTGAGAAGAAAGCCATGTGGAAAAGAGAGATGAAGGTTCTTTTATCAGTGTGTGATTACATACAAGAATTCGCCCCAACTGCGCAATATTTAGAAGATGGCACAATTGTGGAG ATGATGAAAAGCAGACCAAGGTCGGATATCTATGTAAACCTCCCGGCACTGCAGAAGCTTGACACAATGCTTATA GAAATATTGGAATCTTTTGAGGATACTGAATTCTGGTATGCAGAGAATATATCAGCAACTTCACCTCGTTTGCGCGCAGCCTCTTTTCGAAAGATTGTTCCAAGGAAAGACGAGAAATGGTGGTTGCCAGTTCCTTGTGTTCTCCCTGGTGGCCTCTCTGAGAAGTCAAGGAAGCATCTTACAGAGAAAAGGGACTGTGCTAATCAAATTCATAAAGCCGCGATGGCCATAAACAGCAATATCCTCGCAGAAATAGATATTCCAGAGACATATATAGACGATCTTCCAAAG CTGAAATTCTATTGCCAAGTGATTGACGAATCCTTTAAATGTGACCCTATAAGGCAAATGTCTTGGAATTTATCATCAAATTTGATGAGCTTTTTATGGAAGCCAATAATAGCAGCTGAGACTTGTAGAAATCGGGACGATATAATTTCGTATAAG AGTGGAAGAGGGAGTCTAGGGGACTCGATATACCACTATATGAATACCACGGACATGTTCTCACCTGATCGTCTTCTTGACTGTCTGAAAATAAGCTCTGAACATGAAGCACTTGATCTAGCAGACAGGGTTGAATCATCGATGTATACATGGAGACGTAAAGCTTGTCTTAGCCATTCAAAGTCGTCATGGAAAGAAGTAAAAGATCTCATGGATGAAACAGATTTGGAAGATAAAAACTTTAGTTTAGCTGATAGAGCTGAAGCTTTGTTGTTTTGCCTCAAGCAAAGATATCCTGAACTTTCACAAACTTCTTTGGATGCATGCAAAATCCAATACAATCGG GATGTGGGAAAAGCGGTACTAGAAAGCTATTCAAGAGTTTTAGAAGGTCTAGcattcaacattgttgcttggattgaagatgttctttatgtagATAAGACTATGACGAATCGAGAAGTCTAG